In Malaclemys terrapin pileata isolate rMalTer1 chromosome 10, rMalTer1.hap1, whole genome shotgun sequence, the following are encoded in one genomic region:
- the C10H15orf39 gene encoding uncharacterized protein C15orf39 homolog isoform X1, which translates to MAGKRHLEDLDPVAYNKLPRLETEPNCVLPTGLCKSSPLPSHGSENHFSYKGTYFAYPLQSPDGLESLTHWSPAASYMQYPGNAVSQHMRTDGALMNCLLYGREAESLAVRLRSSGADKGKDSMVRDHLVVQEKWANHMQQAQGHAFPVQKPGLLNKTVAQAPTGYATLAVPKPVYRNPVCYVDPRASMSLQTQMESTQKRPLEVEWTVPTPVSSGHHIHAKDQSCGTALPKRVHHSDPSFLQLHQGTGVPTKEMVAASVGFPPYHAAFEKYRVHQSTSFLEANYPAVYNNQKRVKDVHGSSLSQHTWSKLQPSAASPLAHSQTAAYRDRSPACYSVSHYPLTSHKQTFLYQEAPHAEEQNGTLSTLPTAGGYKGTNFPGSGEPRPFSSTYLRHHSPRSYYASPLESYVYRPTGPIPVASPALKPGVSSREPELQQNSSCNVDYLQQNPSFVFAPSDMALYNASLANTDAGHDRHIDSRVATSHGTQSVRENPRSKEVASQHSAFQLIGALDRLSNSSERLTEALPRGEPGYGLGLCQTEQPSLHGKEQAHSERRSSLSMKEPMHRNTGIHEAQLGAPIVITDSPVPYYHKKEEAPKVKGRLVSSPQVISSEEGLKSLRDADSTPSSPPMPVINNVFSLAPYRDYIEGSKGSAGIPFSKDHQEEESPFRNSLSSGDCKAVSEPPSAKDSSEKPIGKEATQALKAEMEMGENLSVIQQDGSCNSRICEIYKPKILPRRLPARSEPQNGSISAPAATGNRELAQNDVVLDLSLKKELVKANDPLSPAGQIEVTPKGGCCEEAAKEGPLKKQRVFKSSKTQALPLSVENSSGDKSNFQSSTAFMFKKFKISKSIPTRAVPPVQANSPTTPKQGPQAAPQANSPLAPKQGPPAAPQANNPLTVMQGPLAATQANSSPAPTHGPPAVSQGPLAVSQGPPGPVQANSPPAVMQGPPAPVQANSPPAATQGPPAATQANIQPLQMTCLYLKLPDISKSLSPSAPEASPALGEANVSLPSNCESPAQQTSSSQYFTALHISLCNRISYFVSGTSPELLKQWLRRVELDGEQKESSKSPLKPKNGSRILEAQKASKGKEIWLGFQDISMLLSKLLSQLETFMFTRKCPFPHVVRAGAIFIPIHVVKEKLFPKLSGASVDHVLQEHKVELRPTTLSEEKLLRDLELKCCTSRMLKLLALKQLPDIYPDLLNLHWHDCVKHYLGEPGAGTLTDEGKAVAVDYVKKKATGGLMGARAGTPANLFKGKHRKGKFLISSKQGSPFQEGAAALGPEKTHLLDEKPQGSRSPPDGEDTLLKDGRPSSQVVPSSLDSKPNGLPPPSGAKRQLLQTHKPCRTLQLKLTSKASRKTRSTSRVLHLRNSMVRIKFQRVLRGAQRTPLHGTRGMRGRSPASRRGCSLLSKTFRNEAESPMSPSRYPELVGKRIRHLYEENDKTEAWYQGVVLRIHKHHKDPLKTVYEVKYDSEPEWQYYLEILQDYKKGWLKVDE; encoded by the exons ATGGCTGGGAAACGACACTTAGAGGACCTGGACCCTGTGGCCTACAACAAGTTACCTCGGCTGGAGACAGAGCCAAATTGTGTCCTCCCCACAGGCTTGTGTAAATCGAGCCCCTTGCCTAGTCATGGTTCTGAAAACCATTTCAGCTACAAGGGAACCTACTTTGCTTACCCGCtgcaaagccctgatgggctcgAGTCTCTGACCCACTGGAGTCCAGCCGCATCTTACATGCAATATCCAGGTAATGCTGTCAGCCAGCACATGAGGACAGATGGTGCGCTGATGAACTGCCTGCTGTACGGACGAGAAGCTGAGAGCCTGGCGGTAAGACTACGGAGCTCCGGTGCTGACAAAGGGAAGGACAGCATGGTCCGAGACCACCTGGTTGTTCAGGAGAAGTGGGCAAATCATATGCAGCAGGCTCAGGGCCATGCTTTCCCAGTGCAAAAACCTGGGCTCCTAAACAAAACAGTTGCTCAGGCACCTACAGGCTATGCCACCTTGGCAGTGCCCAAGCCAGTTTATAGAAACCCTGTTTGCTATGTGGACCCCAGGGCTTCTATGTCCTTACAAACTCAGATGGAGAGCACGCAGAAGAGGCCGTTGGAAGTGGAATGGACTGTACCAACCCCAGTATCCTCAGGGCACCATATCCACGCAAAAGACCAGTCTTGTGGGACTGCTTTACCCAAGAGAGTCCATCACTCTGATCCCAGCTTCCTGCAGTTACACCAAGGCACAGGGGTTCCCACTAAAGAGATGGTAGCAGCCTCTGTAGGCTTTCCACCTTACCATGCAGCATTTGAGAAATACAGAGTACATCAAAGCACCTCCTTTCTTGAAGCAAACTACCCTGCTGTGTACAACAACCAGAAAAGGGTCAAAGATGTACATGGCAGCAGCTTATCCCAACATACATGGTCCAAGCTACAGCCTTCCGCTGCCAGCCCACTGGCCCATTCCCAAACAGCAGCCTATCGGGATAGATCTCCAGCCTGCTACTCGGTGTCTCACTACCCACTGACCTCACACAAGCAAACGTTTCTTTATCAGGAGGCCCCTCATGCTGAGGAACAGAATGGCACTCTGTCAACCTTGCCAACTGCAGGTGGCTACAAAGGAACCAACTTTCCAGGAAGTGGGGAACCTCGGCCCTTTTCTAGCACTTACCTGAGGCATCATTCCCCGAGAAGCTATTACGCCAGCCCTCTGGAGAGCTATGTGTATAGACCAACTGGTCCAATTCCAGTGGCCTCTCCAGCTTTGAAGCCTGGAGTTTCTTCTAGAGAACCTGAGCTCCAGCAGAATTCCAGCTGCAACGTGGACTATCTGCAGCAGAACCCCAGTTTTGTTTTTGCACCTTCTGACATGGCTTTGTACAATGCCTCCTTAGCCAATACGGATGCTGGTCATGATCGGCACATTGATAGCAGAGTAGCTACTTCTCATGGGACTCAATCGGTGAGGGAGAACCCCAGAAGCAAAGAGGTGGCTAGCCAGCACAGTGCTTTCCAACTGATTGGTGCTCTAGATAGGCTATCCAACAGCTCCGAAAGGCTCACTGAAGCACTACCTAGAGGAGAGCCAGGCTATGGCTTGGGCCTGTGTCAGACAGAACAACCCAGCCTGCATGGAAAGGAACAAGCCCACTCGGAGAGAAGATCCAGCTTATCCATGAAAGAGCCTATGCACAGAAACACAGGGATTCATGAAGCTCAGTTAGGAGCTCCCATTGTCATTACTGATAGTCCAGTTCCGTACTACCACAAAAAAGAAGAAGCCCCCAAGGTCAAAGGCAGGCTTGTTTCCTCACCCCAGGTCATTTCTTCTGAGGAGGGACTGAAAAGCCTGAGAGATGCAGATTctactccctcctccccgcctATGCCAGTTATCAACAATGTCTTTAGCCTGGCACCTTACCGGGACTACATAGAAGGGTCCAAAGGGTCGGCAGGGATTCCCTTCTCAAAAGATCATCAAGAGGAAGAGTCCCCCTTCCGAAACAGCCTGTCAAGTGGAGACTGTAAGGCTGTCTCAGAGCCACCTTCTGCCAAGGATTCATCAGAAAAGCCTATTGGGAAAGAAGCAACCCAGGCCCTAAAAGCAGAGATGGAGATGGGTGAAAACCTCAGTGTGATACAGCAGGATGGAAGCTGTAACAGCAGGATTTGTGAGATCTACAAGCCAAAGATTCTGCCACGCAGACTGCCAGCAAGAAGTGAGCCACAGAACGGCAGCATCAGTGCTCCAGCTGCCACTGGGAACCGGGAACTTGCTCAAAATGATGTAGTGCTAGACCTCAGCTTGAAAAAAGAGCTAGTGAAGGCCAATGATCCTCTGAGCCCAGCTGGACAGATCGAGGTGACTCCTAAAGGAGGATGTTGTGAGGAGGCGGCGAAAGAGGGACCACTCAAAAAGCAGAGGGTGTTCAAGAGTTCCAAGACCCAGGCCTTGCCTTTGTCAGTGGAAAATAGCTCTGGGGACAAGAGCAACTTCCAGAGCTCGACAGCCTTCATGttcaaaaaattcaaaatctcgAAATCTATCCCAACACGAGCAGTGCCCCCAGTACAGGCCAACAGCCCCACAACACCCAAGCAGGGCCCCCAGGCAGCCCCCCAGGCCAATAGTCCCCTGGCACCCAAGCAGGGTCCCCCAGCAGCCCCTCAGGCCAACAACCCCCTGACAGTGATGCAGGGTCCCCTGGCAGCCACCCAAGCCAACAGTTCCCCAGCACCCACCCATGGCCCCCCAGCAGTGTCGCAGGGCCCCCTAGCAGTGTCGCAGGGCCCTCCAGGACCCGTCCAAGCCAACAGTCCCCCGGCAGTGATGCAGGGCCCTCCAGCACCCGTCCAGGCCAACAGCCCCCCGGCAGCGACGCAGGGCCCCCCAGCAGCCACCCAGGCCAACATCCAACCCTTGCAGATGACGTGCCTTTATCTGAAACTTCCCGACATTTCAAAGTCTCTGTCTCCCAGTGCCCCAGAGGCCTCCCCAGCACTGGGCGAGGCCAACGTCTCGCTGCCCAGCAACTGTGAATCCCCTGCCCAGCAGACTTCATCCAGCCAGTATTTCACTGCATTGCACATATCTCTCTGCAACAGGATTTCATATTTTGTGTCCGGAACATCTCCGGAGCTCCTTAAGCAGTGGCTGAGGAGGGTGGAGCTGGACGGAGAGCAGAAAGAGAGCTCGAAATCTCCCCTCAAACCCAAGAATGGTTCCCGGATCCTGGAAGCTCAGAAAGCCTCCAAAGGCAAGGAGATTTGGCTGGGTTTCCAGGATATCAGCATGCTCCTCAGCAAGCTGTTGTCTCAGTTGGAGACCTTCATGTTCACTCGCAAGTGCCCCTTCCCACATGTGGTTCGAGCAGGTGCCATCTTCATCCCCATTCATGTGGTGAAGGAGAAACTGTTCCCCAAGCTTTCTGGAGCATCTGTGGACCACGTGCTGCAGGAGCACAAGGTGGAGCTGCGCCCCACCACCCTGTCCGAGGAGAAGCTTTTGAGGGACTTAGAGCTTAAGTGCTGTACTTCCAGGATGCTGAAGCTGCTCGCCCTGAAACAGCTGCCTGACATCTACCCAGACCTTCTGAATCTCCACTGGCATGACTGTGTCAAGCACTATCTTG GTGAACCTGGTGCAGGGACTCTGACAGATGAAGGCAAAGCAGTAGCAGTGGATTACGTGAAGAAGAAAGCGACTGGGGGCCTGATGGGTGCAAGAGCTGGAACGCCGGCCAACTTGTTCAAGGGAAAGCACAGGAAAGGAAAGTTTCTGATCTCATCTAAGCAGGGGTCTCCTTTCCAGGAGGGGGCTGCTGCCCTGGGACCAGAGAAAACCCATCTGCTTGACGAGAAGCCTCAGGGAAGCCGCTCCCCTCCTGATGGAGAGGATACTTTGCTCAAGGATGGGAGACCATCTTCCCAAGTTGTTCCCAGCTCCCTGGATTCAAAACCAAATGGACTCCCACCACCCTCTGGTGCCAAGAGGCAACTTCTCCAAACCCACAAGCCTTGTAGGACCCTTCAGCTGAAGCTGACCAGTAAGGCATCCAGGAAGACCAGGAGTACCTCAAGAGTTCTGCACCTCCGGAACTCAATGGTTCGGATCAAATTCCAGAGGGTCCTTCGGGGAGCGCAGAGGACTCCTCTCCATGGCACTCgggggatgagggggaggagTCCAGCTTCAAGGCGAGGCTGCTCCCTCCTCAGCAAGACCTTCAGGAATGAGGCGGAGAGTCCGATGTCCCCATCCAGGTACCCGGAACTGGTGGGCAAGCGGATCAGACATCTGTATGAGGAGAATGACAAGACAGAGGCCTGGTACCAGGGGGTGGTGCTGAGGATCCACAAGCATCACAAGGACCCCCTCAAGACGGTGTATGAGGTGAAGTATGACAGCGAGCCCGAGTGGCAGTACTACCTGGAGATCCTGCAGGACTACAAGAAAGGCTGGCTGAAAGTGGATGAATGA
- the C10H15orf39 gene encoding uncharacterized protein C15orf39 homolog isoform X2, with product MAGKRHLEDLDPVAYNKLPRLETEPNCVLPTGLCKSSPLPSHGSENHFSYKGTYFAYPLQSPDGLESLTHWSPAASYMQYPGNAVSQHMRTDGALMNCLLYGREAESLAVRLRSSGADKGKDSMVRDHLVVQEKWANHMQQAQGHAFPVQKPGLLNKTVAQAPTGYATLAVPKPVYRNPVCYVDPRASMSLQTQMESTQKRPLEVEWTVPTPVSSGHHIHAKDQSCGTALPKRVHHSDPSFLQLHQGTGVPTKEMVAASVGFPPYHAAFEKYRVHQSTSFLEANYPAVYNNQKRVKDVHGSSLSQHTWSKLQPSAASPLAHSQTAAYRDRSPACYSVSHYPLTSHKQTFLYQEAPHAEEQNGTLSTLPTAGGYKGTNFPGSGEPRPFSSTYLRHHSPRSYYASPLESYVYRPTGPIPVASPALKPGVSSREPELQQNSSCNVDYLQQNPSFVFAPSDMALYNASLANTDAGHDRHIDSRVATSHGTQSVRENPRSKEVASQHSAFQLIGALDRLSNSSERLTEALPRGEPGYGLGLCQTEQPSLHGKEQAHSERRSSLSMKEPMHRNTGIHEAQLGAPIVITDSPVPYYHKKEEAPKVKGRLVSSPQVISSEEGLKSLRDADSTPSSPPMPVINNVFSLAPYRDYIEGSKGSAGIPFSKDHQEEESPFRNSLSSGDCKAVSEPPSAKDSSEKPIGKEATQALKAEMEMGENLSVIQQDGSCNSRICEIYKPKILPRRLPARSEPQNGSISAPAATGNRELAQNDVVLDLSLKKELVKANDPLSPAGQIEVTPKGGCCEEAAKEGPLKKQRVFKSSKTQALPLSVENSSGDKSNFQSSTAFMFKKFKISKSIPTRAVPPVQANSPTTPKQGPQAAPQANSPLAPKQGPPAAPQANNPLTVMQGPLAATQANSSPAPTHGPPAVSQGPLAVSQGPPGPVQANSPPAVMQGPPAPVQANSPPAATQGPPAATQANIQPLQMTCLYLKLPDISKSLSPSAPEASPALGEANVSLPSNCESPAQQTSSSQYFTALHISLCNRISYFVSGTSPELLKQWLRRVELDGEQKESSKSPLKPKNGSRILEAQKASKGKEIWLGFQDISMLLSKLLSQLETFMFTRKCPFPHVVRAGAIFIPIHVVKEKLFPKLSGASVDHVLQEHKVELRPTTLSEEKLLRDLELKCCTSRMLKLLALKQLPDIYPDLLNLHWHDCVKHYLGPSSQAGQHASK from the exons ATGGCTGGGAAACGACACTTAGAGGACCTGGACCCTGTGGCCTACAACAAGTTACCTCGGCTGGAGACAGAGCCAAATTGTGTCCTCCCCACAGGCTTGTGTAAATCGAGCCCCTTGCCTAGTCATGGTTCTGAAAACCATTTCAGCTACAAGGGAACCTACTTTGCTTACCCGCtgcaaagccctgatgggctcgAGTCTCTGACCCACTGGAGTCCAGCCGCATCTTACATGCAATATCCAGGTAATGCTGTCAGCCAGCACATGAGGACAGATGGTGCGCTGATGAACTGCCTGCTGTACGGACGAGAAGCTGAGAGCCTGGCGGTAAGACTACGGAGCTCCGGTGCTGACAAAGGGAAGGACAGCATGGTCCGAGACCACCTGGTTGTTCAGGAGAAGTGGGCAAATCATATGCAGCAGGCTCAGGGCCATGCTTTCCCAGTGCAAAAACCTGGGCTCCTAAACAAAACAGTTGCTCAGGCACCTACAGGCTATGCCACCTTGGCAGTGCCCAAGCCAGTTTATAGAAACCCTGTTTGCTATGTGGACCCCAGGGCTTCTATGTCCTTACAAACTCAGATGGAGAGCACGCAGAAGAGGCCGTTGGAAGTGGAATGGACTGTACCAACCCCAGTATCCTCAGGGCACCATATCCACGCAAAAGACCAGTCTTGTGGGACTGCTTTACCCAAGAGAGTCCATCACTCTGATCCCAGCTTCCTGCAGTTACACCAAGGCACAGGGGTTCCCACTAAAGAGATGGTAGCAGCCTCTGTAGGCTTTCCACCTTACCATGCAGCATTTGAGAAATACAGAGTACATCAAAGCACCTCCTTTCTTGAAGCAAACTACCCTGCTGTGTACAACAACCAGAAAAGGGTCAAAGATGTACATGGCAGCAGCTTATCCCAACATACATGGTCCAAGCTACAGCCTTCCGCTGCCAGCCCACTGGCCCATTCCCAAACAGCAGCCTATCGGGATAGATCTCCAGCCTGCTACTCGGTGTCTCACTACCCACTGACCTCACACAAGCAAACGTTTCTTTATCAGGAGGCCCCTCATGCTGAGGAACAGAATGGCACTCTGTCAACCTTGCCAACTGCAGGTGGCTACAAAGGAACCAACTTTCCAGGAAGTGGGGAACCTCGGCCCTTTTCTAGCACTTACCTGAGGCATCATTCCCCGAGAAGCTATTACGCCAGCCCTCTGGAGAGCTATGTGTATAGACCAACTGGTCCAATTCCAGTGGCCTCTCCAGCTTTGAAGCCTGGAGTTTCTTCTAGAGAACCTGAGCTCCAGCAGAATTCCAGCTGCAACGTGGACTATCTGCAGCAGAACCCCAGTTTTGTTTTTGCACCTTCTGACATGGCTTTGTACAATGCCTCCTTAGCCAATACGGATGCTGGTCATGATCGGCACATTGATAGCAGAGTAGCTACTTCTCATGGGACTCAATCGGTGAGGGAGAACCCCAGAAGCAAAGAGGTGGCTAGCCAGCACAGTGCTTTCCAACTGATTGGTGCTCTAGATAGGCTATCCAACAGCTCCGAAAGGCTCACTGAAGCACTACCTAGAGGAGAGCCAGGCTATGGCTTGGGCCTGTGTCAGACAGAACAACCCAGCCTGCATGGAAAGGAACAAGCCCACTCGGAGAGAAGATCCAGCTTATCCATGAAAGAGCCTATGCACAGAAACACAGGGATTCATGAAGCTCAGTTAGGAGCTCCCATTGTCATTACTGATAGTCCAGTTCCGTACTACCACAAAAAAGAAGAAGCCCCCAAGGTCAAAGGCAGGCTTGTTTCCTCACCCCAGGTCATTTCTTCTGAGGAGGGACTGAAAAGCCTGAGAGATGCAGATTctactccctcctccccgcctATGCCAGTTATCAACAATGTCTTTAGCCTGGCACCTTACCGGGACTACATAGAAGGGTCCAAAGGGTCGGCAGGGATTCCCTTCTCAAAAGATCATCAAGAGGAAGAGTCCCCCTTCCGAAACAGCCTGTCAAGTGGAGACTGTAAGGCTGTCTCAGAGCCACCTTCTGCCAAGGATTCATCAGAAAAGCCTATTGGGAAAGAAGCAACCCAGGCCCTAAAAGCAGAGATGGAGATGGGTGAAAACCTCAGTGTGATACAGCAGGATGGAAGCTGTAACAGCAGGATTTGTGAGATCTACAAGCCAAAGATTCTGCCACGCAGACTGCCAGCAAGAAGTGAGCCACAGAACGGCAGCATCAGTGCTCCAGCTGCCACTGGGAACCGGGAACTTGCTCAAAATGATGTAGTGCTAGACCTCAGCTTGAAAAAAGAGCTAGTGAAGGCCAATGATCCTCTGAGCCCAGCTGGACAGATCGAGGTGACTCCTAAAGGAGGATGTTGTGAGGAGGCGGCGAAAGAGGGACCACTCAAAAAGCAGAGGGTGTTCAAGAGTTCCAAGACCCAGGCCTTGCCTTTGTCAGTGGAAAATAGCTCTGGGGACAAGAGCAACTTCCAGAGCTCGACAGCCTTCATGttcaaaaaattcaaaatctcgAAATCTATCCCAACACGAGCAGTGCCCCCAGTACAGGCCAACAGCCCCACAACACCCAAGCAGGGCCCCCAGGCAGCCCCCCAGGCCAATAGTCCCCTGGCACCCAAGCAGGGTCCCCCAGCAGCCCCTCAGGCCAACAACCCCCTGACAGTGATGCAGGGTCCCCTGGCAGCCACCCAAGCCAACAGTTCCCCAGCACCCACCCATGGCCCCCCAGCAGTGTCGCAGGGCCCCCTAGCAGTGTCGCAGGGCCCTCCAGGACCCGTCCAAGCCAACAGTCCCCCGGCAGTGATGCAGGGCCCTCCAGCACCCGTCCAGGCCAACAGCCCCCCGGCAGCGACGCAGGGCCCCCCAGCAGCCACCCAGGCCAACATCCAACCCTTGCAGATGACGTGCCTTTATCTGAAACTTCCCGACATTTCAAAGTCTCTGTCTCCCAGTGCCCCAGAGGCCTCCCCAGCACTGGGCGAGGCCAACGTCTCGCTGCCCAGCAACTGTGAATCCCCTGCCCAGCAGACTTCATCCAGCCAGTATTTCACTGCATTGCACATATCTCTCTGCAACAGGATTTCATATTTTGTGTCCGGAACATCTCCGGAGCTCCTTAAGCAGTGGCTGAGGAGGGTGGAGCTGGACGGAGAGCAGAAAGAGAGCTCGAAATCTCCCCTCAAACCCAAGAATGGTTCCCGGATCCTGGAAGCTCAGAAAGCCTCCAAAGGCAAGGAGATTTGGCTGGGTTTCCAGGATATCAGCATGCTCCTCAGCAAGCTGTTGTCTCAGTTGGAGACCTTCATGTTCACTCGCAAGTGCCCCTTCCCACATGTGGTTCGAGCAGGTGCCATCTTCATCCCCATTCATGTGGTGAAGGAGAAACTGTTCCCCAAGCTTTCTGGAGCATCTGTGGACCACGTGCTGCAGGAGCACAAGGTGGAGCTGCGCCCCACCACCCTGTCCGAGGAGAAGCTTTTGAGGGACTTAGAGCTTAAGTGCTGTACTTCCAGGATGCTGAAGCTGCTCGCCCTGAAACAGCTGCCTGACATCTACCCAGACCTTCTGAATCTCCACTGGCATGACTGTGTCAAGCACTATCTTG GTCCAAGTTCACAAGCTGGCCAGCATGCCTCCAA GTGA